Proteins encoded in a region of the Ursus arctos isolate Adak ecotype North America unplaced genomic scaffold, UrsArc2.0 scaffold_2, whole genome shotgun sequence genome:
- the LRWD1 gene encoding leucine-rich repeat and WD repeat-containing protein 1, translated as MKKGVMARPLPEPSPAGDAARAGHLLAAARRSDTSGCPCSRIPGGLRGPPPPQPPSPRPGDQNAGAGPRGPLGVVVRPRGARSARPLPSGRRQLLARAAPPAELRLPRTLASVSRRRGLGRSPVQPTGQRGPRLLAMGPLSARLLMQRGRPKSDRLGKIRSLDLSGLKLLSEHLDPKLLSRLTQLQELDLSNNQLETLPANLGLAHLRILRCANNQLGDVTALCQFPQLEELSLEGNPFLTVSDNLKVSFLLPKLRKVNGKDASSTCSQVENLNRELTSRVTAHWEKFKATLSPEEEAEKAQADFVKSAVRDVRYGPESLSEFTQWRVRMISEELVASGGTQVREAGTPERPPKATAAKEPRARPVAKKRPDDVSVNRCPNKRACTSSDCVEGSPPGSDGSQPAPDLEPLHFLQCHSKNNSPRDLETQLWACAFEPAWEEGHEGATSQTVATCGGEAVCVIDCQTGIVLHKYKAPGEEFFSVAWTALTVVTQAGHKKRWSVLAAAGLRGLVRLLHVRAGFCCGVIRAHKKAIATLCFSPTHETHLFTASYDKRIILWDLGVPNHDYEFRASQLLTLDTTSIPLRLCPVASCPDAYLLAGCEGGLCCWDVRLDQPQKRRGCEVEFLFPEGDGSEAAGRRVDGLAFVNEDVVASKGNGLGTIYLWSWSQTWGGRGKQSTLAVVVLARLQWSATKLAYFSLSTCPDEGIVLCGDEEGNVWVYDVRHLLTQPPPLPAAPQAPTQILKWPQPWALGQMVTKTMVNTVVANPTFTYLTALTDSNIVAIWRRQ; from the exons atgaAGAAGGGAGTTATGGCACGGCCCCTCCCCGAGCCCTCACCTGCGGGGGATGCTGCCAGGGCGGGTCACCTCCTCGCTGCCGCTCGCAGATCAGACACGTCCGGATGCCCTTGCAGCCGCATTCCCGGAGGACTTCGGGGGCCGCCACCACCGCAGCCGCCATCGCCGCGTCCTGGAGACCAGAACGCAGGCGCGGGGCCGCGGGGGCCGCTGGGAGTTGTAGTCCGCCCGCGGGGCGCGAGGTCCGCGAGGCCGCTTCCTTCCGGTCGTCGCCAACTGCTGGCTCGCGCGGCGCCGCCTGCAGAACTCCGCCTGCCGCGGACGTTAGCGTCGGTTTCCAGGAGGCGCGGACTCGGCCGGTCGCCGGTGCAGCCGACCGGCCAGCGCGGGCCGCGCCTTCTCGCCATGGGCCCCCTCTCGGCGCGGCTGCTCATGCAGCGAGGGCGTCCCAAGAGCGACCGGCTGGGGAAGATCCGGAGCCTGGA CTTGTCCGGGCTGAAGCTGCTCTCCGAGCACTTGGACCCCAAGCTCCTGAGCCGCCTGACGCAGCTGCAAGAGCTGGACCTCTCCAACAACCAGCTGGAGACGCTGCCCGCCAACCTGGGCCTGGCCCACCTGCGCATCCTCCGCTGTGCCAACAACCAGCTGGGGGACGTCACCGCCTTGTGCCAGTTCCCGCAGCTCGAGGAGCTCAGCCTGGAGGGCAACCCCTTCCTGACT GTCAGTGACAACCTGAAAGTCTCCTTTCTCCTGCCCAAGCTCCGTAAGGTCAATGGCAAGGATGCGTCCTCCACGTGCTCTCAGGTGGAGAACCTAAACCGAGAGCTGACCAGCCGG GTCACAGCTCACTGGGAGAAGTTCAAGGCCACCCTGAgcccagaggaagaggcagagaaggccCAGGCTGACTTTGTGAAGTCTGCTGTCAGGGATGTCCGCTATGGGCCTGAGTCCCTCAGCGAGTTCACTCAGTGGCGG GTGCGGATGATCTCTGAGGAACTGGTGGCCTCTGGTGGGACCCAGGTGCGTGAGGCAGGCACCCCAGAGAGGCCTCCAAAAGCCACAGCAGCCAAGGAACCCAGG GCCAGGCCCGTGGCCAAGAAACGGCCGGATGACGTCTCAGTCAACCGGTGCCCCAACAAGCGGGCATGTACCTCCTCAGACTGCGTGGAGGGCAGCCCCCCGGGCTCTGATGGCAGCCAG ccTGCCCCGGACCTGGAGCCCCTGCATTTCCTGCAGTGTCACAGCAAGAACAACAGCCCTCGGGACCTGGAGACCCAGCTCTGGGCCTGCGCCTTTGAGCCGGCCTGGGAGGAGG GGCACGAGGGGGCCACCTCCCAGACCGTGGCCACGTGTGGCGGGGAGGCCGTGTGCGTGATAGACTGCCAGACGGGCATCGTGCTGCACAAGTACAAGGCACCTGGCGAG GAGTTCTTCTCAGTGGCCTGGACTGCCCTGACCGTGGTGACGCAGGCCGGCCACAAGAAACGCTGGAGCGTGCTGGCGGCCGCGGGCCTGCGCGGCCTGGTCCGGCTGCTGCACGTGCGAGCTGGCTTCTGCTGCGGGGTCATCCGGGCCCACAAGAAGGCCATCGCCACCCTCTGCTTCAGCCCCACCCACGAGACCCACCTCTTCA CGGCCTCCTATGATAAGCGGATCATCCTCTGGGACCTCGGGGTGCCCAACCACGATTACGAATTCCGGGCCAG CCAGCTGCTCACCCTTGATACCACCTCCATCCCTCTGCGCCTCTGCCCCGTGGCTTCCTGCCCGGATGCCTACCTGCTGGCCGGCTGCGAGGGCGGCCTCTGCTGCTGGGACGTGCGGCTGGACCAACCCCAGAAGAGGAG GGGGTGCGAGGTGGAGTTCCTGTTCCCCGAGGGCGACGGCTCAGAGGCAGCCGGGCGGAGAGTGGACGGGCTGGCGTTTGTCAATGAGGACGTGGTGG CCTCCAAGGGGAATGGCCTGGGCACCATCTACCTGTGGAGCTGGAGCCAGACGTGGGGAGGCCGGGGCAAGCAGTCCACGCTGGCGGTGGTGGTGCTGGCCCGGCTGCAGTGGTCCGCCACCAAGCTGGCCTACTTCTCGCTGAGCACCTGTCCCG ATGAGGGGATCGTGCTCTGTGGGGACGAGGAGGGCAACGTGTGGGTCTACGACGTGCGGCACCTCCTGACCCAGCCGCCTCCGCTGCCGGCAGCGCCCCAGGCCCCGACGCAG atCCTTAAgtggccccagccctgggccctcgGCCAGATGGTGACGAAGACCATGGTGAACACGGTGGTGGCCAACCCCACCTTTACCTATCTCACTGCTCTGACGGACTCCAACATCGTAGCCATCTGGAGGAGACAGTAG
- the POLR2J gene encoding DNA-directed RNA polymerase II subunit RPB11-a, with amino-acid sequence MNAPPAFESFLLFEGEKKITINKDTKVPNACLFTINKEDHTLGNIIKSQLLKDPQVLFAGYKVPHPLEHKIIIRVQTTPDYSPQEAFTNAITDLISELSLLEERFRVAIKDKQEGIE; translated from the exons ATGAACGCACCTCCCGCATTTGAGTCGTTCTTGCTCTTCGAGGGCGAGAAAAA GATTACCATTAACAAGGACACCAAGGTACCCAATGCCTGTTTGTTCACCATCAACAAAGAAGACCACACGCTAGGAAACATCATTAAATC ACAGCTGCTGAAGGACCCCCAGGTGCTGTTTGCTGGCTACAAAGTCCCCCACCCCTTGGAGCACAAGATCATCATCCGAGTGCAGACCACCCCGGACTACAGCCCGCAGGAGGCCTTCACCAACGCCATCACGGACCTCATCAGCGAGCTGTCCCTGCTGGAGGAGCGGTTCCGG GTGGCCATTAAAGACAAACAAGAAGGCATCGAATAG